The genomic DNA CGGTCAGGTCGGACCTTCACTTCGGCAGTCGCATCAGGCTTCATCTATTCTGGTCTCCTTCTAAATGAGCAGCTTTTCGACTATCGTAGTCTCTTTCTGAACTTTGGAGTTCGGACTCATTCTAACTCTTAGTTTCTggacttttttatttttgagcAAAATTGTAATACGTTTCATTGACATTAGGAAAGAATGTTTGTATACAGAGGATTGACCTCAGATTTACACGTATATAttcctctatatatatatatatatatatatatatataaaacaaaactaaagagcAATCCCAATCTCAAGACGTACAACTGAGAGGAATACCTATTTGAGAGCAAGGCGCCAATTCTCCTGATTTCTTGGAACCTTTCCCGAGCATAGAACTGCATTCTGCGCATATGATATATTAGCATTCAAGACACCTATTGCAGTTGCAAGAACCTGTTTGAAAACTGCAGCATTTCTCACCCTATGCACCTGATACGCAAACACAGCAAAAACCAGCCTCTTAAGACAACCGACAAAACTATTGGAGTCCCAGTGAAAAGACAACCAAGTTAGCTTTTTCTTTGCACTTTCTGCCACACAGTAAAACGACATCACAGCCAAAGAATAAGTGCTCGTTCCTCTTCTTGGTGGTAATATGCACATCTATCATTTACTACAACAATGTCCCACTTCTTAACTCTATCCACTGTGGTCTGTGGACAATCTCCTCTTGCATAATAGCCAAGTGAAATGAGGGATGTGATTTTTGCCTCACACTAACCTATGCCATTGTACTCTCTATCCCTCGCTCCTCATAACCTGCATAGCAGACTTAACAGAGGATATGCTAGAGGCACTAGCAGTCCAAACAAGCTGATCCTCTGATGTAATCAGCGGTACAAAGGTTCCAGGAGAAGCAGCCATCAAAGACATTACTCCTTGTGTCATCCTTCGACCAAGATGCCTTATCCAGGACACACCTGAGATACGCTTAACAACACAATCAGTACTAGTCATGCCAAAGCTAGTTGATAAATTCCCAGAAAAATGCTTATAGATAGGTCCAATAGGATGCCAATagtcaaaccagaaattggtatTGACTCCATCAGGACACAAATGAGACACACTTAGCTTCTGGACTTGTTCCTTCAACTCCTGCCAATTAAAATATTCAAACTGAAAAAACAAATAGAAAGTCCAGCTGATCGTAAAATTTGTCTGTTCTGTACTCATACTTCAAATACTCGAATCTTCATTGTAGTTGTTGAATTCATCTCTTTGTAGGGAGCATGAAAGTGTTTGACTTCACTGAGACCAGGAAACTTGTTAAATTTAACATCTACTCTCTTCAATTAACCGAGAATTACACGATGCTCTCTACTTTAAAAATTCTCATTGTAGTGTTTGACAGTCAAATTGAAACATTTGAAGATCTCGATACACATAAGTGCGTACCAAGATCCTTATTTAACACGGGAGAACTAAAATCTCTATTAGAAACAGGTATCTATTACGATCAACAGTTGAATGATTATTTACTTGCTTTCCCCCAATATCAAGTGTATATCGCAGATAACTGTGCTTAGATGGTCGCATGTGTTTTTACTGTGTTATGTTGAAATTATGATTTTTGCCTTTCTTAATCGACTCATTTAGTTATGATTTACATTACTTTTTTTCACAGAATATAGagttttatgtattttacaagTAAAAAGCATTTATGCTGTTGTTTTTACTTATTGTCAATCAGTAAATGAaattatagttttttttttgggtcacaTCATCTGACTTACTACCTTCTTCTTCCTCGATATAAAGGTTTCTGGGGATTGCACTACCTAATAATTTTGGCTTGCATTTCAGTCAAGGAGAAATTTCAAAAGAAGCCCGAAGAGTTAAGATATCTGAGGATAGTGTTACCGAAATCCCCAGGATGCCAAATGAAGGGACAGATAGCATCGCCTACTTCTTTAGTTCCATGTCCCAATCGAAGAGAAACTTCAAATGAAGCTGGAAAAGAATTTAGATACGTGAGGAATATGACACTCTGACAGTAATCTCGCCAAATGATTTGGCTCGTACAACCACCTCTTCATTTGCAAGTTCACATAATTCTTCTGATGTGCCAAATTGCAATCTTATCAAGGCAGAAGACAAAACTGTAGTCTTGCATTTCAGTCAACAACAATCTTCAATTGGGTCAGAGGTAAGAATTGATATATTTGATGCCAATAACAGTCAAGACTTGACCACAATGTCAGATGGTCCCTCTCAAGAAACCAGGTTTCCACATGATATAAACAATATATTATCCCTGGAACCTCGACCTTGATGCCAGATGGTCCTTCTCAACAAACCAGGCTCGCGAATGACAACAATAACACCACTCATGGAGACCCGGTCATGATGCCAGATGGTGCCTCTCGAGAAATGGGCGAATTGGAGATGACTGCAAATGGGTCAGAGGAAGGAATTAATATATCGGATGAAGATGACGGTTCAGCCTCATCCGGTGATGATGATGACGATGACAATTCAGCTTCATTCAGCGATGACGAAGTCCAGCCTAGGTTCCCTAATGGCGTAAACAATGCCATTCTTGGATTCACTGGTCAGGCTATGGCTAGCATTGTCGCAGCTCAGTCGCCTCATTCGTTAAGTGTTCGTCTCTTTGCTTGCGCTACTGGTATTGGTTTCTTTGGCAGTTTGTTCGCAGCTCTCTTTCTGAAAAGGCATCCATATATTGCTAAAACCCTCTTCAAAATCGGTGTGAGCGCTTCTGCAGTTACTGTCATGATTGCCTTGGGTCAATATCTTCCAACGAAATGGTATCTAGATACAACAGTACCTGCAGTTGCTTGTTTGATCATTGCTGTGGTGGTGGCATTGTCAAAATTAGACTGAATCCCTAAATTTCTCCAAACCAGTTATTTTCGGGGGAGCTCAACCTGAGGCGCCTCATCTTGGTATGCACATAAACTCAACCATTGGCTTGTCTGATCTTGTCATTACGCTTTCCCACGTTGGATCTGTCATTATTTGAAGCTGCAACTAGTTTTTAACATGTTGTATTATCCTGAATTCATGGATTACTCCAAGCCAAAGGTATCCTCTAATCATTTAGGAATCACTTACCCAAAAACATTTAGGAATCATTTTgctattttttccccttttttaaATAGGATCAATAGTAGTTAATCACTAGAGTTAACTTAGTTGTCAAGGGAGGGTTTTTAAAATTCCCCGTTATCGGATTTAGAGTTTGAATTTTGAGTGTTAACATATGGGAATGGGAAAGGgatggaaatgaaaaaaaatagttacaaaaaaaaaattaatagtaGTTCTCTATTTATCTTTGCTTTTTAGAGGATTCAAACTCATAAGCTGTCAATTATTACATGTCAAGTGACTGATCAACATAAGAGAAGTTGTGTGGACGTGATGCCAATTATATTGTTTATACTTTGCTTCCCTTCCTATATTAGTGTCTTTTTTTGTGTTAGGTAATTTATTGATTTTACAATTAAATGGCACTAATTTCAGTATAAGGAGATTGGAGCAAGTATTAAAAGCGAACGATAGATACAGTCAAATGAATAATCAGACTTATCACACACAACACACAAATCACGGGAAGTTATTGTTGGGAGTATTACATCGTGATTGTATATCACTTTTCTTTAGAATTTATTTGTCCGATATAACGCGCAATAAGCCTCAGACAAATATCCTTTAGAATAAGATAAAATTTGTTTATCTTAAACTCTTGAACAAAATAAGATAAATCCTCTTGAATTCAGGAGTGCTTTTCAAAGAATTTAAAGTAGTAGAAAAGTGATTTTATGTAACAAATCACTCTCTACTTGACCTCTTTATATAGGAAAgattgtttaaaaaataaatgaatttaaTACATACTTATATGAATAAATTCaagatattatgtacaaatTCGTATACTTTAATTCATGCATCACATGATCCTATGATAAAAAAACATGAATCTATCCTTACATTCAAGGATTTCCATATACATGAATATATTCATGAATAAATATACATGTCTCATAATATATGtacattttaaaattatttgattCGTAATataatacatgtatatatatattctaaatcactaaatataaattttgaaaattttcaacagTGATAGAAAATAGACTCACCATAAAAACGTATCATCAATAAACAAATGCATTGTAGTATTTGTAGAGTAGCAGTTTCCATTAGAAGTTAAAGAAAAAATGCCTTGTAGGGCAGGCACTTATGCTCTGTGccttcaaacaaaaaaaaaaaaagcaaccaTTTCTagtcaaaagagaaaaaactcTCACGAAAAATCAGCGGCAAACTCCTATCTAGCctaccttttcttcttttgcttcctGGAGTACACCATCCCGCGGATCCCATCCGGATCCGCTACAAAACCCAGAGGCCTATAAAACCCCAGAACCCGGGGCTCCGAATACAAAGCAATATTGGTAATCCCTTTCTCTAACAGCACATTCACCAGCCTCTCCATCACAGCCTTCCCCAAACCAATCCCTTGGAAACTGGGGTCCACAACAACATCCCAAATTATAGCATTGAAAACACCGTCCCCCGTCGCTCTAGCAAACGCCACGGGCCTCTCGGCTTTCTCGTACTCTATCCACAGCAGCGCATCCGAATTCTCCAACGCCACTCGTATCTTATCCGTGTCCCGCCTCGGAAATCCGACGGCTACGAACACCGAGTTGAGGTGGTCGAGGTCGAGCTTGTTGATCGTACGGTGAAGAGCGAACCCACGTGAGGCTAACCCCTCGTCGGAGATTGTCAAGTTAGTTAAAGCCGTTAGTGTCTGCGGCTGCTGCTGCTTTTGAGCTAGAACGACGGCGTTTCTTCGTGGAGTGGTTTTGAGGACTAAGGGTGTACCTAAAGGAATGGAAATGTTGTTGAAAATGAGCATTCTAGCTgcgttttcctttttctttttgttattggGAACTTTTATATCTGTGGTGAAAATGGGTGTGTTAAAGCGTGGTTTTTTGTGGCTTCTTGGTTAGTTTAGTGTGTGGAACGAAAATGATGTCCAGTATGATAAATACGCAGACTACTACAGTCTCTGCagtttttttgtgttttttttgggggggaagTTTGTGGTCTTTATGCAGTGACGGACGTAAGTTACTAGGTATGATGGTGGTTGAAGCGTGATTGTATTTTTGACGAAGTAACCCGCTTTATAAACTGGGAAGAAGAAGGCGTGATCATGACTTTGTGGTTTCAGGCTTTCAGCATCCTGGCTGTAGTTTCAAACCAGGCAAGAAGTTCTTCCAAGAATTGAACTCCATCAGATTAGCATCAGAAATGGTGCCTGTAACTTCATCATATGCAGCATTTGGAAAGGGAACGTGGGATTTAAATTTTTAGTCTGATTCCGAAATCCAATGCTCTAATCTTAAATTTGGCCATTTATCTTTATATAGCTCATAAACGTAACATATCCTAATAATGCTGGCTTTTGTAACTTGTTACAGACAACCAACGAACTTAACTGCATCTCATACTGGAAGATAAGAAGCATCAATGCCAATGGGCTTTTTCTATGTTGACCTTTTGGCTGAGGTTTCACTGGATATTGTCTTGgtcattttatttttgtcttttacAACTAAGGCCatgtttgataattcaattcaacacttaaatttaagggattcagattttaacatattcaaatcgtttgataataaaaaattgaacatctgaattacaTTAAGAGTATTGAATATTTTAGACAAacttattttcaaaattaagtgataaactattcatttATCACTGAATATGATATATGTACTCAAATGTATCAGATTTAgtacttaataattcaataatttaaaaaattcaaacttcaaatttcaaatttcaattttatcaaacgcacgtAAGTTAGTTTTCTTTAATGGCATGCCTGCAAAGACTTTAATTAATTTAGTAGGAGCAGCCCTGGTTGCGCCGATTCAATTCTTTATTCAGAGATCATGGCCAATGATTTTATACTAGTTAAGACTGA from Coffea eugenioides isolate CCC68of unplaced genomic scaffold, Ceug_1.0 ScVebR1_2486;HRSCAF=3518, whole genome shotgun sequence includes the following:
- the LOC113756788 gene encoding serotonin N-acetyltransferase 2, chloroplastic-like, coding for MLIFNNISIPLGTPLVLKTTPRRNAVVLAQKQQQPQTLTALTNLTISDEGLASRGFALHRTINKLDLDHLNSVFVAVGFPRRDTDKIRVALENSDALLWIEYEKAERPVAFARATGDGVFNAIIWDVVVDPSFQGIGLGKAVMERLVNVLLEKGITNIALYSEPRVLGFYRPLGFVADPDGIRGMVYSRKQKKKR